The Candidatus Obscuribacterales bacterium DNA segment AGATGACCGAAAAAGCCCATGGAGCTGCCAACCCATCAATTGCTGAAATTTGCGAACGCATCTCCGGTATTTATTTTCTCAACTCACGCTACGCTGATGCCGATGGCTATTACATCCGTGCCGTAGATATTCGCCGCAAAGGCAAACCAGTAGACAACGTAGCAGTTGCCGCCGACTTGAATAACTTAGCTGCTTCGGCTATTTATCAAAACAAATATCCCGATGCAGAAAAATACATTACAGAAGCAACGACAGCGATGTCCACGGAAAGGAAAATAGGCGACCAGGGCGTCAATGTGCACATTCTGCGCACTAAAGCCATGCTTTTGGAAAAGCAAGGCAAAATGAAAGAAGCCGAAGAAGCCCTAAAAAAATCACTCTCAATTGCCGAGACCTGCACATTTGAAAATGATTCTTTGCTGGCTGCCAGCTTCAATGAACTCGGTCGCTTTTACATCAAGCAAAAGAACTACGCAGAAGCGCAATCGGCTCTAGAAAGCGCCGTGCAAATTGCTGATCAATTGAAGTTCGGCGCAGAACACCCAATTCTTGAAACAAGCCTTGCCAATTTGGCTGCCGCTTACATCGATGACAACAAATACGAGAAGGCTGAATCACCTCTTTTACGTGCCATTGCCATCAATGAAAAATTCGGTGACATGGGCAAGGATGCATTGAAGGGTAACCTCACCGACTACGCCAAAATTTTAGAAGCCACGCACCGCACAAAACAAGCAGGTGAAGTAATTGAGCGCTTAAACAAACTAACCGCTTCTCCAGCCAACGAACCAACAAAAATGTAGACTTAGACTATCAATCTGTTGATATCTATTCTAAAACGTTTCGCTAATCGCTTCGCCTGCTCTAGACTAAGACGTCTTTCGCCCGCCAAAAATTCACAGACGCGGCTAGGAGCACCAAACTCGCTTACTAAGTCCTTTTGTGATAAATCATTTTGATTCATGAGATATTCAATAAGGTTTCGAGGAGACATTTTTGGGAGGTCACTATCCCATTTCGATTCATACTTCAGTATTAAATCGCTAAGCACTTCCAAATAATCAAGCTCCGACTGACTTAGCTCGCCCATGCGATCGGTCAGGCTATCACAAATCTCCGCCGCAAGGTCATTTTGCTCGTCATTACGAATCGGGCGCAAAGGAAAGCGCTTGATCAACTTTTCGTATGTCTTGTCGTGTGCAGTTGCGGGCATTACCTTACTTACCTTTTCCAGTTACCTTTATCGTACTCCTCATGTGTCAGCACGTGCCGGATATAGAGTTTTCCATTTTCAAATTGAGCTATGGCGATCAGTCTAAAGTCATTTCCTTTGATATCAAATACGATTTTTCCTTCTACCCAATCGGCTGTTGTAAAACTCTTTCGTACATCTGCAAAGTTCTTCCACTCCAAGGACTGAACGGCTGTTTTCCATGATTTAAGCGGCGCTTCGGCTGCTCTGTGCTTTCGAAAGAATTGCCGGGCACGCCCCCAATGGATGACTTTCATTCCCACCTCTTGGCTCCCTATATATTCCCAAAATGGGAAGTTTTGTCAACATTATTTTCCCAATCCGGGAAGAATTAATGTGTTTTGGAGCAATTATTATTGAGAATCTAGACGGCGCGTCAAAACGTATCCAATTGGAGAAATAATCACACCGCCGCGAAAATCGCCCCCTGGTACATAATGTGCGACAGTGTAGAGGTAGACTAAACCGCTGTAAATACGGTTAGCACAATCGCGTACAAATAGCTGCAAGGACAGGGATGACCAACGTTTCCCCGATCGTCGTTTATTTCAATAAAAACTATATGATTCTGAATGCCAATCTCATTTATTCAGCTCTGGCGGTCTGACGTGAATGACTTTGCCGGGCTTGCCGTCTTTCATCCATTGCTGCAAATCGATTTCGATTATGGTTACGTCGACTGGTGACTTTGGCCAGGGAAGCATCCAACCGGATGCCCAAATTACTGGAAAGAATAAGACATGCAAAGAGGCGGCAACCCAAAAGGCTTCTATTAAAGGTATTTGATCGACTACCCATGAGCGGGCCAAGCCGCCAAGCCAATGCAGCCGGTTTATCTTCTTAGGCATGAAATCGGCGGTCTGGCTCACGTTACTCCCCGGCGGCATTGGTCTATAAGTGCTACTATTTGCCTAAGTCCAAGCATACACGATTATGACAAGCCCCCGAATCGCTACAAAATTTAGCTTAGCTTGTTTGATTGCAAGCCTTCTTGCCAGCGGAGCAAGCGCGCAAGATGTCACCAGTGACGATATCCTGCGCAAAACGGCAACACCATTCGGTCCACCCGTTGCGCACAGTAATGATGCCACGCATTTAGACGAAGTTCAGTTAGCAATGCCTGAAGGTTCTATGAGGTTGCCTATGGCAGGGGCAATTGGAGAGACTGAAAAGCCGGAACTAAAACCGATTGCAATAAGCAAATTAAGTTCACGACTTTCAGTATCAAGCTTGAGTGATCGACTGGTATCAGCCAAAGTTTACTTGCCCGATCATATGGTGTTGGGCAAAAATGCCGAATTTACCGTACGCGCTAAACCCGGACAGCAAGTAGCACTGGCAATGGCCGACAAAGATACAGGAGCATCGCCAATTTACGGTCACAAATTGCGTCTTGGTGCTGACCGCAAAGTGGTAGCAATTGGCACAATCGACAATGATGGATCGGCAAAGCTCGTTGTAACTACACCCATTCAAGGTGATTTGGTCGGACAGTATCTTTATTTTGAAGCGGCAGTTTGGACTAAGCCTGACTTTAGCGATGTTCTGCTGGCAGCACCAGTTGCGCTTTCAGAGAATCAGGAAGTAGTTAACGGCGTGCTTGTGCAAGCAGAGACCGGACAGAAGAAGCGCCTGCAATTTATGACTGCGCCGGCAGTGCCGATGGGACAGACTTCTGATCCAAGCAATTTGAATTCAGGACAGCCCTAGAAAGACGAATATGAAATTAGCTCTCATTCCCATAGATAATCGCCCGGTTACGTATCATTACCCGCAATTGGTAGCTCAGGTTGCCGGAATTGAACCGCTTGTGCCGCCGCGCGAGCTTCTTGGATCGCTCAATGAACCGGCCAAAATTGATGAGATTTATTCATGGCTTGATACGACAATCAAGAACGAAAAACCGGAAGCATTGATTATTTGCCTCGACACGCTTTTGCACGGCGGCTTAATTACTTCGCGGCGTAGCGAAGAAACACTTGATCAAATACTTGCCCGCCTGAACAAACTTATCGAATTGGGCAATGGCACTAAGTTGTCTATCCTTGCTCAATCCAGCATCATGCGCATATCAGACAATTACGACAACACGGAAGAAAAAACCTACTGGAAAGAATTTGGTCGGGAGCTTTTTGCCTGGTCTTCGGAATTGCACAAAGCAGAGCTTGAGAAAGAAGCGTCAAAAAATGTGGCTCTTCTAGAGAGCAAAATTCCCAATGACATAAGACAAGATTATCTAGCAACGCGCAAACGCAATCACGCCATTAATTTGCAATTAGTGGAGCAGACGGAGAAAGGACTGTTCTCCAGTCTTATATTTAGCCAAGACGATTCGGGCGAATTCGGATTAAACGTTTCAGAAAAACAACAGTTGCAAACACTTAGCCAGGAAAAAAACTTAGCAAATTCCATCTTTGCTTACGCTGGAGCTGACGAAGTTATTTGCACTCTCATTTCAAGATTTCTTGCAAGCAAATTGCCGACTCCGCCAAAAGCGCTTGTCCGCTTCAGTACAAGTGGCGTCGTCAATTGCAAGAGCCGTTACGAAGGTCAGACAATAGGCGAAAGTGTGACTAATCAATTAAATGCAGCCGGAATAAGCCGTGTCAGTGGCGCTGCCGACTTCTTTGTTATTGTGCACGGCAATGAAGATGAGCAAGGCGATCACATAACCCTTCCTAACCTTGCAGACAAGTCGCACTTAAATACAGCTCGCTCTGTCAAACAGACTCTCGATTACATCGCCACATCACAATATCCTTGCGTCATCTGCGACGTGGCTTATGCCAATGGCGCCGACCCGATGCTTATAGCGGAACTTTTAGAGCGACCGGATTTATTGAAAAAACTTTGGGCATACGGAGCATGGAACACATCCGGCAACACAATTGGCTCCGTATTAGCTACGGCTGCCGCACGTCATTATGCAAAAGCCTCAGAGGCTCAAACGGAGGAATTTGCCCAAAAAGCTTTGTTTGTAAGACTTATGGATGATTGGGCTTATCAAACACAAGTTCGTCCGCAACTTAAAGGACAAGCGTCAGCAGATAAGCTGGAAAAGCTAATGCGTCCTTACGCAAAACAACTTGCCAAAGCATTGGAATACGAACCTGGCGAACTCAAGTTCACATTTCCCTGGCAACGCACCTTTGAAGTCGAAGTATCTTCGTAAGTGCAACGCACTTTCAATCCGATGTATTTGTAGGGGCGCCTTAGCCTAACAACTAATCTGCGCCCTTTTACTGGCGCGTTATTTTAAGCAACTATTACAACGCGACGCCACATGTCTTGAAGCGCCCGATTCATCATCAGGATGTCCCATCTGGAATAGTCCGCCCTTGGATCTGACAAGGGACAAACTCGCTGCTGTCTTTTCCATTTGTGCGGACAATTTCTTTTCCTGTGGAGTATTTGCGTATGCACGGAAAGCAGTAACTAACGGCTCATGCACAACTATATCGCCGACGGAGACATCGCTTACAGTAACATGACCCAAAGCATCAACCTTTCTTATGCTGATACCGCGATGACCAACTTTGTGCACATCATAGACATCAACAACATCAGGCATTTTCTCCGTAATCATTAGTTCCTGCCCCGGAGCAATTCTCATTGTGTTTTTACCGGCAGTGACTCTTACTGATCTTCGGTGCATGTCGCCCAAGCTAATAATCTTCAGCCTGTTGTCATCGTTTTTGAAAAGAACCATTGCTCCGCCTTCAACAGTAGTGACTACGTTGTCAGCTTTAACTTTCAGAGGCTTTTTGGCGTAGACGAGCAATTTACCATTATAGAGTTCATAGGACGGCATACCTACTTTTGGCTTGTCTTGATTAAGTAGGCTTTGCCCATCGGTAATTACATAGTGCAACTTATCGAATGACATTACCTTGAAGGCTTGGTTGTCACCGATTTTGCTGGCAACCTTTTCAAACTTCATTGCTTGTTTGGTCTTGTTTGCAGTTGTCTTTACAGGAACACTGTGCGGGCCTCGCGCGAGCTGTGCAAACTCTGCCTGCTTAGCGGAGTAATCAAGTATATTGCCGTAAGTATATTTGAGCAGAGTCGTTGGATAATCACTGCCTTGGCTAATCTTCCGGCAACCAAGAGACAAATCGTAGTCAGCCATTTGCGCCAAGGAGAATTCCCACATGCGCATTTCCGGAGCTAGTTTTCCGTTGGCATCACTTACCAAGGGGCGTCTGGCTATACCATCGCTTGCTTCAAGTAGAGCAACCGATGCACCATTTGCAGCGACACCAACCTCTTGTCCAGGCTGGACATTAACAGCGTCAGCGCCACCAACCATAGACACAGTCATACCGGCGGCTTTAGCTGTTTTGTCAGCTGATAGACAATAAGCTCTGGTGATACCATCACCAGCTGTTTCTACAATTGCAGATGCGCCAGAGGCGACGAGAACCTTGGCACCACCGGCATTAACTTGAACAGGCACCCGGCTGGAGATTACAAGCATTCTTCCTTTATGTAAGGTCAAATGCGTATAAGTCTCAACGGAATAAAGACTTCCTCTTAGAGCAAATATGACAAAGCGTTTTTGACTGTCGGTTAAACCATAACAACTGCTGGTGCAAAGCGAAAAGGTTCCCGGACTTACCCGAATATAGCCGCCCGGACTTTCATAATCGTCGTTTGGTTTGTTGACGCGAGTGACATCTGTTGAAACGGGAATCTGCGGACCGGTTACACCTGGAGCCGAAAATGGCTCCCAGTCCGGCTGCAGAAACATGTTGTAGGCCCGCTCGTTGGCATCACCTGCCCAATTTACCGGCTTACGCGGTGGTGGTGGCAGTTGCGGAAAGAAGTATCTGCTTTTTGTCTGGTAGATCTGATTGAGCTGCATAAACGGAAGTGCCGCACTGGGATTTGCGTCATTTTGCTGGGCAAAAACCTGTGTTGACGAACTCAACATTGCACCTGTTGAAATTAATGCCACCAGTATGTGACGCTTCATCGTCGTTCCTCTTCCCGATTATTAGACATTGCGAGTTTACAAACCCGCCACCAGCGCCAGTTTATTCTTGCCAGATCAAAATGTCTACTTAAATTGTCCTGCCAAGATATCGATAATTGAGAGTAAGCTCTATAGAATTGAACGAATACGGATAACTTACCGCTATGGAGGGCGCATGAGCAAATCACGCAACACTTTGTTGATCTCACTGGTATCGCTTTTGGTGACAACCGGATGCGCGCAACAAAAAAGTGATCATGCATCAAGTTCTGTACAGCCATCTGGACAAGGTCAAAGCAACAGCGCCTTACCGCTTGTCAATCCACAATCTCCCGGACCGTACAAAACTGTGATGTTTGAAGATGCGGAAATTCGCGAAGGTCGTTTTCCCGTAGGTAAATTTGGTGGCTCCCTAATAAGACCACTTGTCGGACACGATCCCAAAACCTTTAACCCATGGGTAGCATCTGATGTCGATTCGTCGCAATTAGCCGGTTTAATGTTTTCATCGATGCTTGATATGGATGGCTACTCAGGAGCAGTCGTTCCAGGATTGGCCGCCGAGGTCAAGATGGAACCGGATGGTCTCACTTACACAACAAAACTACGCAAGGGACTTAAATGGTCGGATGGCAAACCGATTACATCCGAAGACGTTGCCTTTACTTGGAACACCATTATTGCTCAAGGGTACGGCAACAGCTCTTTGCGCGACATAACATCCATCGACGGAAAATCGCCGGTTGTTACCGTTGTTGACGAATTGACCAACAAGTACGTAACACCAAAACCTTTTGCTCCTTTTGAACGATTGCTGGGTATGGCAATCGCGCCAAAACATATTTTTGAACCAATTATCAAGGGAAAAGATGGTAGAGCCGCTTTTCAAAGATTCTGGTCGACCAATGTCGATCCAAAAACATTGGTCACCAACGGTCCATATGTTTTATCTCGCTACGTACCATCTCAGCGTGTAGAATTTGTCCCCACAAAAAATTACCCAATGGTCAGGGATGGCAAAAGACTTCCATATATTTCCAAACTAACGTATCTAATTATCCCTGATCCCAACACGACACTACTTAAGTTTCGTGCCAAGGAGCTTGATCTAACACATATCCGTCCGCGCGACGTTGTCGATCTCATTCCCAAGCAGAACGAGGAGAATTTCAAGCTCTACAACCTTGGTCCGGATCTGGCAACATCGTTCATTATGTTCAACATGAATCGCCGGAATAACCCCAAGACAAACAAGCCTTATGTTCCTACCTACAAGTCTGCCTGGTTCAACGATACAAATTTCCGCCAGGCAGTTAACCATGCACTCAATCGTCAAAACATGGTGGCTAATTACTTGAAGGGTGTCGGTTTTCCTTTATATACATCTGAATCGTCGGCAAGTTTGTTTTTTAACAACAACTTAAAAGGCTTTCCAGTCGACTTGGATTATTCCAAATCATTGCTTGAAAAATCCGGATTCAAAAAACATGATGATGGTTTTCTC contains these protein-coding regions:
- a CDS encoding tetratricopeptide repeat protein; translation: MKSPVVIALAFTLALSVQPMLAAPTWQSVFKDAQTQYSMGDFRSAEKSFRDAIGRAQSAGIGDNTQLQMIHGLADTLMAEGKLADAEAQYIHCLQMTEKAHGAANPSIAEICERISGIYFLNSRYADADGYYIRAVDIRRKGKPVDNVAVAADLNNLAASAIYQNKYPDAEKYITEATTAMSTERKIGDQGVNVHILRTKAMLLEKQGKMKEAEEALKKSLSIAETCTFENDSLLAASFNELGRFYIKQKNYAEAQSALESAVQIADQLKFGAEHPILETSLANLAAAYIDDNKYEKAESPLLRAIAINEKFGDMGKDALKGNLTDYAKILEATHRTKQAGEVIERLNKLTASPANEPTKM
- a CDS encoding type II toxin-antitoxin system HigB family toxin; amino-acid sequence: MKVIHWGRARQFFRKHRAAEAPLKSWKTAVQSLEWKNFADVRKSFTTADWVEGKIVFDIKGNDFRLIAIAQFENGKLYIRHVLTHEEYDKGNWKR
- a CDS encoding DUF4127 family protein, producing MKLALIPIDNRPVTYHYPQLVAQVAGIEPLVPPRELLGSLNEPAKIDEIYSWLDTTIKNEKPEALIICLDTLLHGGLITSRRSEETLDQILARLNKLIELGNGTKLSILAQSSIMRISDNYDNTEEKTYWKEFGRELFAWSSELHKAELEKEASKNVALLESKIPNDIRQDYLATRKRNHAINLQLVEQTEKGLFSSLIFSQDDSGEFGLNVSEKQQLQTLSQEKNLANSIFAYAGADEVICTLISRFLASKLPTPPKALVRFSTSGVVNCKSRYEGQTIGESVTNQLNAAGISRVSGAADFFVIVHGNEDEQGDHITLPNLADKSHLNTARSVKQTLDYIATSQYPCVICDVAYANGADPMLIAELLERPDLLKKLWAYGAWNTSGNTIGSVLATAAARHYAKASEAQTEEFAQKALFVRLMDDWAYQTQVRPQLKGQASADKLEKLMRPYAKQLAKALEYEPGELKFTFPWQRTFEVEVSS
- a CDS encoding YgdI/YgdR family lipoprotein — encoded protein: MKRHILVALISTGAMLSSSTQVFAQQNDANPSAALPFMQLNQIYQTKSRYFFPQLPPPPRKPVNWAGDANERAYNMFLQPDWEPFSAPGVTGPQIPVSTDVTRVNKPNDDYESPGGYIRVSPGTFSLCTSSCYGLTDSQKRFVIFALRGSLYSVETYTHLTLHKGRMLVISSRVPVQVNAGGAKVLVASGASAIVETAGDGITRAYCLSADKTAKAAGMTVSMVGGADAVNVQPGQEVGVAANGASVALLEASDGIARRPLVSDANGKLAPEMRMWEFSLAQMADYDLSLGCRKISQGSDYPTTLLKYTYGNILDYSAKQAEFAQLARGPHSVPVKTTANKTKQAMKFEKVASKIGDNQAFKVMSFDKLHYVITDGQSLLNQDKPKVGMPSYELYNGKLLVYAKKPLKVKADNVVTTVEGGAMVLFKNDDNRLKIISLGDMHRRSVRVTAGKNTMRIAPGQELMITEKMPDVVDVYDVHKVGHRGISIRKVDALGHVTVSDVSVGDIVVHEPLVTAFRAYANTPQEKKLSAQMEKTAASLSLVRSKGGLFQMGHPDDESGASRHVASRCNSCLK
- a CDS encoding ABC transporter substrate-binding protein; the protein is MSKSRNTLLISLVSLLVTTGCAQQKSDHASSSVQPSGQGQSNSALPLVNPQSPGPYKTVMFEDAEIREGRFPVGKFGGSLIRPLVGHDPKTFNPWVASDVDSSQLAGLMFSSMLDMDGYSGAVVPGLAAEVKMEPDGLTYTTKLRKGLKWSDGKPITSEDVAFTWNTIIAQGYGNSSLRDITSIDGKSPVVTVVDELTNKYVTPKPFAPFERLLGMAIAPKHIFEPIIKGKDGRAAFQRFWSTNVDPKTLVTNGPYVLSRYVPSQRVEFVPTKNYPMVRDGKRLPYISKLTYLIIPDPNTTLLKFRAKELDLTHIRPRDVVDLIPKQNEENFKLYNLGPDLATSFIMFNMNRRNNPKTNKPYVPTYKSAWFNDTNFRQAVNHALNRQNMVANYLKGVGFPLYTSESSASLFFNNNLKGFPVDLDYSKSLLEKSGFKKHDDGFLYDSTGHKVEFTLIAGSGSSYNEAVGAMIADDLKKLGMKVNLQLINFHTLGDRVESSLDWDACMLGFGGGDPLEPNNGGNVWKSDGRLHLFDLRKADEKGKVTVTDARPWEKRIDELYSLGATTMDKAKRKEYYQEAQKVVYEEAPFIYLVSPMNIMAARNTLGNYDPTPLTQTSDGLHNLEEIYKK